In Streptomyces qaidamensis, one DNA window encodes the following:
- the hemW gene encoding radical SAM family heme chaperone HemW produces MPSALPDGDPVPDDGTLPASALAGAADRPLGFYLHVPYCATRCGYCDFNTYTATELRGTGGVLASRDNYAETLADEVRLARKVLGDDPRPVRTVFVGGGTPTLLDAGDLVRMLKAVRDEFGLAEDAEITTEANPESVDPAYLAALREGGFNRISFGMQSARQHVLKVLDRTHTPGRPEACVAEARGAGFEHVNLDLIYGTPGESDDDWRASLDAVLGAGPDHVSAYALIVEEGTQLARRIRRGEVPMTDDDVHADRYLIADEVLSGAGFRWYEVSNWATSEAGRCLHNELYWRGADWWGAGPGAHSHVGGVRWWNVKHPGAYAAALASGRSPGAGRELLSDEDRRVERILLELRLREGVPLSLLREEGLAASGRALSEGLLEERPYAEGRAVLTLRGRLLADGVVRDLVD; encoded by the coding sequence ATGCCTTCCGCACTTCCCGACGGCGATCCCGTCCCCGACGACGGCACGCTGCCCGCGTCCGCGCTCGCCGGCGCCGCCGACCGCCCGCTCGGGTTCTACCTGCACGTCCCGTACTGCGCGACCCGCTGCGGCTACTGCGACTTCAACACGTACACCGCGACCGAGCTGCGCGGCACCGGCGGAGTCCTCGCCTCCCGCGACAACTACGCCGAGACGCTGGCCGACGAGGTCCGGCTGGCGCGCAAGGTGCTGGGCGACGATCCGCGGCCGGTCCGGACGGTGTTCGTGGGCGGGGGCACGCCCACGCTGCTGGACGCCGGTGATCTCGTCCGGATGCTGAAGGCCGTCCGCGACGAGTTCGGGCTCGCGGAGGACGCCGAGATCACGACGGAGGCCAACCCGGAGTCGGTCGATCCGGCGTATCTGGCGGCCCTGCGCGAGGGCGGCTTCAACCGGATCTCCTTCGGGATGCAGAGCGCCCGGCAGCATGTGCTGAAGGTGCTGGACCGCACGCATACGCCGGGGCGGCCCGAGGCGTGCGTCGCGGAGGCCCGGGGCGCCGGGTTCGAGCATGTGAACCTCGACCTGATCTACGGCACGCCGGGTGAGTCCGACGACGACTGGCGGGCCTCGCTGGACGCGGTGCTGGGGGCCGGGCCGGATCATGTCAGCGCCTACGCCCTGATCGTCGAGGAGGGGACGCAGCTGGCACGCCGGATCCGCCGGGGCGAGGTGCCGATGACCGACGACGACGTGCACGCCGACCGGTACCTGATCGCGGACGAGGTGCTCTCGGGCGCGGGCTTCAGGTGGTACGAGGTGTCGAACTGGGCGACCTCGGAGGCCGGGCGGTGCCTGCACAACGAGCTGTACTGGCGGGGGGCCGACTGGTGGGGGGCCGGGCCCGGTGCGCACAGTCATGTGGGCGGGGTGCGGTGGTGGAACGTGAAGCATCCGGGGGCGTATGCCGCTGCGCTGGCTTCGGGGAGGTCGCCGGGGGCCGGGCGGGAGCTTCTGAGCGACGAGGACCGGCGGGTCGAGCGGATTCTGCTGGAACTGCGGCTCAGGGAGGGCGTGCCGTTGTCGCTGCTGCGGGAGGAGGGGCTTGCGGCGTCTGGGCGGGCCCTGTCCGAAGGGTTGCTTGAGGAGCGGCCGTATGCGGAGGGGCGGGCCGTGCTCACTCTGCGCGGGCGGTTGCTGGCGGACGGGGTCGTGCGCGATCTCGTGGACTGA
- a CDS encoding SpoIIE family protein phosphatase, with amino-acid sequence MGAIPTQRETASRASEAPAHAGETPVPVQEGSVSEEPAPRAQAHAPGGARACATLPGSSLAPGAARALVRAALTEWSGLGLPGAEHLTDRLADDTALVVSELVTNAVVHAGTDVEMECRLEGDAPGTAALVVEVSDHHPSRAPRGSEPEAPHGTPEHGRGLRLVGALSEAWGITYRTGRKTVWARLPAGGSTTGEQIEAYAGEHALGRGLRVAEILAPAPHPGDEAGEAPGSRRGAGEPWDLREAGETWGSREGGEARDWPDLREADGLRDWNDLRDWRDRHENRLGRNGPDGAWLGRGALSFLAEASDLLAGQLDEDLVAALAGQLIVPRLADWCAVWLEDEATGGGWSGGAGVGGPRLARVWHGSENRIEELRRVLEKDPPQPFDPTGTSPFERGRERGGSGPVDYPWPGEALGDGEPGAALAYRLVAGGRPLGTLVIGRSGKAGFPDEITGLVEDLGRRVALAIGAARQYARQATISAVLQRGLLPGAVAEIPGMRSALVYEPCDKGGPSGDFYDLFPAGDGRWCFAVGDVQGKGPEAAVVIGLARPWLRLLAREGYRVADVLDRLNQLLLDDATEAADAAARALVAAGARPTPPGDGPQTRFLSLLYGELVPFDGGVRCTVASAGHPLPLRLGAGGEVHPCAQPQTLLGVVEDATYTSETFELRSGDTLLCVTDGVTERRSGSRQFDDGDGLAAALAGCAGLDAELIAERIKRLVHEFGARPPADDLALLVLQAD; translated from the coding sequence ATGGGGGCCATTCCGACGCAACGGGAGACCGCTTCCCGTGCCTCAGAGGCGCCTGCACACGCTGGGGAGACGCCTGTGCCCGTCCAGGAAGGCTCCGTTTCCGAGGAGCCCGCACCTCGTGCGCAGGCGCACGCGCCGGGGGGTGCGCGGGCGTGCGCGACCCTGCCCGGCAGTTCGCTCGCGCCGGGCGCCGCCCGTGCTCTGGTGCGCGCGGCACTCACCGAGTGGTCCGGGCTCGGCCTGCCCGGCGCCGAGCACCTCACCGACCGCCTCGCCGACGACACCGCGCTCGTCGTCAGCGAACTCGTCACCAACGCCGTCGTGCATGCCGGCACCGACGTCGAGATGGAGTGCCGGCTGGAGGGCGACGCCCCCGGCACGGCCGCGCTCGTCGTCGAGGTCTCCGACCACCACCCCTCCCGCGCGCCGCGCGGCAGCGAGCCGGAGGCGCCGCACGGCACCCCCGAGCACGGGCGCGGCCTGCGGCTCGTCGGCGCGCTCTCCGAAGCGTGGGGGATCACGTACCGTACGGGCCGCAAGACCGTCTGGGCACGGCTGCCCGCCGGGGGGTCCACGACGGGCGAGCAGATCGAGGCGTACGCCGGGGAGCACGCGCTGGGGCGCGGTCTGCGGGTCGCGGAGATCCTGGCACCCGCGCCGCACCCGGGCGACGAGGCGGGGGAGGCCCCAGGCAGCCGGCGTGGCGCGGGAGAGCCCTGGGATCTGCGTGAGGCCGGAGAGACCTGGGGCTCGCGTGAGGGCGGAGAGGCACGGGACTGGCCGGACTTACGGGAAGCCGACGGCCTGCGTGACTGGAACGACCTGCGGGACTGGCGGGACCGGCACGAGAACCGCCTCGGACGCAACGGGCCCGACGGCGCCTGGCTCGGCCGCGGCGCCCTCTCCTTCCTCGCCGAGGCCTCCGACCTGCTGGCCGGGCAGCTCGACGAGGACCTGGTCGCGGCCCTCGCCGGGCAGCTGATCGTGCCGCGGCTGGCCGACTGGTGCGCGGTGTGGCTGGAGGACGAGGCCACAGGCGGCGGCTGGAGCGGCGGAGCCGGCGTGGGCGGACCGCGCCTCGCCCGGGTCTGGCACGGCAGCGAGAACCGGATCGAGGAGCTGCGCCGCGTCCTGGAGAAGGACCCGCCGCAGCCGTTCGACCCTACGGGGACGTCCCCGTTCGAGCGCGGCCGGGAGCGCGGCGGCTCCGGGCCCGTCGACTACCCCTGGCCCGGCGAGGCGCTCGGTGACGGCGAGCCCGGCGCGGCCCTCGCATACCGGCTGGTCGCCGGGGGGCGCCCGCTGGGCACCCTCGTCATCGGACGCTCCGGGAAGGCCGGCTTCCCCGACGAGATCACCGGCCTCGTCGAGGACCTCGGCCGCCGGGTGGCCCTCGCCATCGGCGCCGCCCGCCAGTACGCCCGCCAGGCCACCATCAGCGCCGTCCTCCAGCGCGGCCTGCTGCCCGGTGCCGTGGCCGAGATCCCCGGCATGCGCAGCGCCCTCGTGTACGAGCCGTGCGACAAGGGCGGGCCGAGCGGCGACTTCTACGACCTGTTCCCGGCCGGCGACGGCCGCTGGTGCTTCGCCGTCGGCGACGTCCAGGGCAAGGGGCCCGAGGCGGCCGTCGTGATCGGCCTGGCCCGGCCCTGGCTGCGGCTGCTCGCCCGCGAGGGCTACCGCGTCGCCGACGTCCTCGACCGCCTCAACCAGCTGCTGCTCGACGACGCCACGGAGGCCGCGGACGCGGCGGCCCGGGCCCTGGTGGCGGCGGGTGCGCGGCCGACCCCGCCCGGCGACGGCCCGCAGACGCGCTTCCTGTCCCTGCTCTACGGCGAGCTGGTCCCCTTCGACGGCGGGGTCCGCTGCACCGTCGCCTCCGCCGGGCACCCGCTGCCCCTGCGGCTCGGGGCGGGCGGCGAGGTCCACCCGTGCGCGCAGCCGCAGACCCTGCTGGGCGTCGTCGAGGACGCCACCTACACGAGCGAGACCTTCGAGCTGCGCTCCGGCGACACGCTGCTGTGCGTCACCGACGGCGTGACCGAGCGCCGCTCCGGCTCGCGCCAGTTCGACGACGGGGACGGGCTCGCCGCGGCACTGGCCGGGTGCGCCGGGCTGGACGCGGAGCTGATAGCCGAGCGGATCAAACGGCTCGTGCACGAGTTCGGGGCGCGGCCCCCGGCGGACGATCTCGCCCTGCTGGTGCTCCAGGCGGACTGA
- a CDS encoding response regulator: protein MSSTAPHPEPAGILLVDDMEDNLTALEAVLASLNEPLVRARSGEEAMKALLRQPIALILLDIRMPGMDGFETAAHIKRLDQTRDVPIIFLTGADDDSGYAFRGYATGAADYVTKPFDPWVLRAKVSVFLDLYRKGREVECLRAEIQDLRRRVEQAT from the coding sequence ATGAGCAGCACGGCCCCTCACCCCGAACCCGCCGGAATCCTCCTCGTCGACGACATGGAGGACAATCTGACCGCCCTGGAGGCCGTCCTCGCCTCCCTCAACGAGCCGCTGGTACGCGCCCGGTCCGGTGAGGAGGCGATGAAGGCCCTGCTGCGGCAGCCCATCGCCCTGATCCTGCTCGACATCCGCATGCCCGGCATGGACGGCTTCGAGACGGCCGCCCACATCAAACGCCTCGACCAGACCCGTGACGTCCCGATCATCTTCCTCACCGGCGCGGACGACGACTCGGGCTACGCCTTCCGCGGCTACGCGACCGGCGCCGCGGACTACGTGACCAAGCCCTTCGACCCGTGGGTGCTCAGGGCCAAGGTCAGCGTCTTCCTGGACCTCTACCGGAAAGGCAGAGAGGTGGAATGCCTGCGCGCGGAGATCCAGGACCTTCGACGCCGGGTGGAGCAGGCTACTTAG
- a CDS encoding AMP-dependent synthetase/ligase — protein MSDAQTLIENRPPSVAGLFLERVTATPDAEAFRYPVPSSAGQGPDEWKSLNWAQAAERVYAIAAGLVELGVQPEQRVALAAGTRIEWILADLGIMCAGAATTTVYPQTNADESAYILSDSESRVLIAENAEQLAKAKEKRAELPELTHVVVIDAAGVETADWILTLEELEKRGAARLEKDPDLIKERVGAITKDQLATLIYTSGTTGRPKGVRLPHDNWSYMAKAIAATGLVSTEDVQYLWLPLAHVFGKVLTSGQIEVGHVTAVDGRVDKIIENLPVVQPTYMAAVPRIFEKVYNGVAAKARAGGGAKYKIFQWAADVAREYAKVSQDNFRRTGTASVPFGLGAKHKVADALVFAKIREAFGGNLRACVSGSAALAPEIGYFFSGAGIHILEGYGLTESSAASFVNPGEAYRTGTVGKPLPGTEVRIADDGEILLRGPGIMEGYHNLPEKTAEVLEPDGWFHTGDIGELSPDGYLRITDRKKDLIKTSGGKYIAPAEVEGQFKAVCPYVSNILVHGADRNFCTALIALDEVAITDWAKDNGLEGKSYAEIVAAPVTVEMVDGYVKQLNEGLQRWQTIKKFRLLPRDLDVEHGEITPSLKLKRPVVEREYKHLIEEMYDGSREA, from the coding sequence GTGAGCGACGCACAGACCCTGATCGAGAACCGTCCGCCGTCCGTGGCGGGCCTCTTCCTGGAGCGCGTGACGGCCACGCCGGACGCCGAGGCCTTTCGGTATCCGGTCCCGTCGTCGGCGGGCCAGGGCCCGGACGAGTGGAAGTCGCTGAACTGGGCGCAGGCAGCCGAGCGGGTCTACGCCATCGCGGCGGGCCTCGTCGAGCTGGGTGTGCAGCCCGAGCAGCGCGTCGCCCTCGCCGCCGGCACCCGGATCGAGTGGATCCTCGCCGACCTCGGCATCATGTGCGCCGGCGCGGCCACCACCACGGTGTATCCGCAGACCAACGCCGACGAATCCGCGTACATCCTGTCGGACTCCGAGAGCCGGGTGCTGATCGCGGAGAACGCCGAGCAGCTGGCCAAGGCCAAGGAGAAGCGCGCCGAGCTGCCCGAGCTGACGCATGTCGTGGTGATCGACGCGGCAGGGGTGGAGACCGCCGACTGGATCCTCACCCTGGAGGAGCTGGAGAAGCGCGGCGCGGCCCGGCTGGAGAAGGACCCCGACCTCATCAAGGAGCGGGTCGGCGCGATCACCAAGGACCAGCTGGCCACCCTCATCTACACCTCCGGCACCACGGGCCGCCCCAAGGGTGTGCGCCTGCCGCACGACAACTGGTCGTACATGGCGAAGGCGATCGCCGCGACCGGGCTGGTCAGCACCGAGGACGTGCAGTACCTCTGGCTGCCCCTCGCGCACGTCTTCGGCAAGGTGCTGACCTCCGGGCAGATCGAGGTCGGGCACGTCACCGCCGTGGACGGCCGGGTCGACAAGATCATCGAGAACCTGCCGGTGGTGCAGCCGACCTACATGGCGGCCGTGCCGCGCATCTTCGAGAAGGTCTACAACGGCGTGGCGGCGAAGGCCCGGGCGGGCGGCGGCGCCAAGTACAAGATCTTCCAGTGGGCGGCCGACGTGGCCCGCGAGTACGCCAAGGTCTCGCAGGACAACTTCCGCCGGACCGGGACCGCCTCCGTGCCGTTCGGTCTCGGCGCGAAGCACAAGGTCGCCGACGCGCTGGTGTTCGCCAAGATCCGCGAGGCCTTCGGCGGGAACCTGCGCGCGTGCGTCTCCGGCTCCGCCGCCCTCGCGCCGGAGATCGGCTACTTCTTCTCGGGCGCCGGCATCCACATCCTGGAGGGCTACGGACTGACCGAGTCCTCGGCGGCGTCCTTCGTGAACCCGGGCGAGGCCTACCGCACCGGCACGGTCGGCAAGCCGCTGCCCGGCACGGAGGTGCGGATCGCCGACGACGGCGAGATCCTGCTGCGCGGCCCGGGCATCATGGAGGGCTACCACAACCTGCCCGAGAAGACCGCCGAGGTGCTGGAGCCGGACGGCTGGTTCCACACCGGGGACATCGGAGAGCTGTCGCCCGACGGGTACCTGCGGATCACCGACCGCAAGAAGGACCTCATCAAAACCTCGGGCGGCAAGTACATCGCCCCGGCGGAGGTCGAGGGGCAGTTCAAGGCGGTGTGCCCGTACGTGTCCAACATCCTGGTGCACGGGGCCGACCGGAACTTCTGCACGGCGCTCATCGCGCTCGACGAGGTCGCCATCACCGACTGGGCCAAGGACAACGGGCTGGAGGGCAAGTCGTACGCGGAGATCGTCGCCGCGCCGGTGACCGTCGAGATGGTCGACGGGTATGTGAAGCAGCTCAACGAGGGGCTTCAGAGGTGGCAGACGATCAAGAAGTTCCGCCTTCTGCCGCGTGACCTCGATGTCGAGCATGGTGAGATCACGCCGAGTCTCAAGCTGAAGCGGCCCGTGGTCGAGCGGGAGTACAAGCATCTGATCGAGGAGATGTACGACGGGTCTCGCGAAGCCTAG
- the lepA gene encoding translation elongation factor 4 has protein sequence MPAIPSHVPEPSRTDPALIRNFCIIAHIDHGKSTLADRMLQLTGVVEQRQMRAQYLDRMDIERERGITIKSQAVRLPWAPTHDKSNTHILNMIDTPGHVDFTYEVSRSLAACEGTVLLVDAAQGIEAQTLANLYLAMENDLKIIPVLNKIDLPAAQPEKFSEELANLIGCDPEDVLKVSAKTGLGVEALLDKVVAEVPAPVGVKDAPARAMIFDSVYDSYRGVVTYVRVIDGQLNKRERIRMMSTNATHELLEIGTNSPEMLAADGLGVGEVGYLITGVKDVRQSKVGDTVTSQQKGATEALGGYKDPKPMVFSGLYPLDGSDYPELREALDKLQLNDAALVYEPETSAALGFGFRVGFLGLLHLDVIRERLEREFGLDLIATAPNVVYRVLMEDGTEHTVTNPSEFPEGKISEVYEPVVRATILAPSEFIGSIMELCQTRRGTLLGMDYLSEDRVEIRYTLPLAEIVFDFFDQLKSKTRGYASLDYEPTGEQTSSLVKVDILLHGDKVDAFSAITHKDAAYAYGVRLVAKLRELIPRQAFEVPIQAAIGSRVIARETIRAIRKDVLAKCYGGDISRKRKLLEKQKEGKKRMKMVGSVEVPQEAFIAVLSSDDSAGSGKGKK, from the coding sequence GTGCCCGCGATCCCCAGCCACGTGCCCGAGCCGAGCCGTACCGATCCGGCTCTGATCCGCAACTTCTGCATCATCGCGCACATCGACCACGGCAAGTCCACGCTCGCCGACCGGATGCTCCAGCTGACCGGAGTGGTCGAGCAGCGGCAGATGCGCGCCCAGTACCTCGACCGCATGGACATCGAGCGCGAGCGTGGCATCACGATCAAGTCACAGGCGGTGCGTCTGCCCTGGGCTCCGACCCATGACAAGAGCAACACGCACATCCTCAACATGATCGACACCCCGGGGCACGTCGACTTCACCTACGAGGTCTCGCGGTCGCTCGCGGCCTGCGAGGGCACCGTGCTCCTCGTCGACGCGGCCCAGGGCATCGAGGCGCAGACTCTCGCCAACCTGTACCTGGCGATGGAGAACGACCTCAAGATCATCCCTGTGCTGAACAAGATCGACCTGCCGGCCGCCCAGCCGGAGAAGTTCTCCGAGGAGCTCGCCAATCTCATCGGCTGCGACCCCGAGGACGTGCTGAAGGTCTCCGCCAAGACCGGTCTGGGCGTCGAGGCGCTGCTCGACAAGGTCGTCGCCGAGGTCCCGGCGCCGGTCGGAGTCAAGGACGCCCCCGCCCGCGCCATGATCTTCGACTCCGTCTACGACTCCTACCGCGGTGTCGTGACGTATGTCCGCGTCATCGACGGGCAGCTCAACAAGCGCGAGCGCATCCGAATGATGTCCACCAACGCCACCCACGAGCTGCTGGAGATCGGGACGAACTCGCCCGAGATGCTCGCCGCCGACGGGCTCGGCGTCGGCGAGGTGGGCTACCTCATCACCGGTGTGAAGGACGTCCGCCAGTCCAAGGTCGGTGACACCGTCACCAGCCAGCAGAAGGGGGCCACGGAGGCGCTCGGGGGCTACAAGGACCCCAAGCCCATGGTCTTCTCCGGGCTCTACCCGCTGGACGGCTCGGACTACCCCGAGCTGCGCGAGGCCCTGGACAAGCTGCAGCTCAACGACGCCGCGCTGGTCTACGAGCCGGAGACCTCCGCCGCCCTCGGCTTCGGCTTCCGCGTCGGCTTCCTCGGCCTGCTGCACCTGGACGTGATCCGCGAGCGGCTGGAGCGCGAGTTCGGTCTCGACCTCATCGCCACCGCGCCGAACGTGGTCTACCGCGTCCTCATGGAGGACGGCACCGAGCACACCGTCACCAACCCCAGCGAGTTCCCCGAGGGCAAGATCTCGGAGGTCTACGAGCCGGTCGTGCGGGCCACCATCCTGGCGCCCAGCGAGTTCATCGGCTCGATCATGGAGCTGTGCCAGACCCGGCGCGGCACTCTGCTCGGCATGGACTACCTCTCCGAGGACCGGGTCGAGATCCGCTACACCCTGCCGCTCGCCGAGATCGTCTTCGACTTCTTCGACCAGCTGAAGTCCAAGACCCGCGGCTACGCCTCGCTCGACTACGAGCCCACCGGCGAGCAGACCTCCAGCCTGGTCAAGGTCGACATCCTGCTGCACGGCGACAAGGTCGACGCCTTCTCGGCGATCACCCACAAGGACGCGGCGTACGCCTACGGTGTGCGGCTCGTCGCCAAGCTGCGCGAGCTCATCCCGCGGCAGGCCTTCGAGGTGCCCATCCAGGCCGCCATCGGCTCCCGGGTCATCGCCCGCGAGACCATCCGCGCCATCCGCAAGGACGTCCTCGCCAAGTGCTACGGCGGTGACATCTCCCGTAAGCGGAAGCTGCTGGAGAAGCAGAAGGAAGGCAAGAAGCGGATGAAGATGGTGGGTTCCGTAGAGGTTCCGCAGGAGGCCTTCATCGCCGTCCTGTCGAGTGATGACAGTGCGGGGTCGGGCAAGGGCAAGAAGTAA
- the rpsT gene encoding 30S ribosomal protein S20 yields the protein MANIKSQIKRIKTNEKARLRNKAVKSSLKTAIRKAREAAAAGDVEKATEYQRVAARQLDKAVSKGVIHKNQAANKKSALAQKVAALKG from the coding sequence GTGGCGAACATCAAGTCCCAGATCAAGCGGATCAAGACCAACGAGAAGGCCCGGCTGCGCAACAAGGCCGTCAAGTCCTCCCTCAAGACCGCGATCCGCAAGGCCCGTGAGGCTGCTGCCGCGGGTGACGTCGAGAAGGCCACCGAGTACCAGCGCGTCGCCGCGCGTCAGCTCGACAAGGCCGTCTCCAAGGGCGTCATCCACAAGAACCAGGCCGCCAACAAGAAGTCGGCGCTGGCTCAGAAGGTCGCCGCGCTCAAGGGCTGA
- a CDS encoding nuclear transport factor 2 family protein, protein MAEHPHAALVRKGFEAFSRGDMDTLRGLIAGDATHHVPGDHPLSGDFKGVDSIIEMYERLGAETNGTMRAELIGIGVDGRGHAVGMTRFTAERNGKTLDDTGCIIFRIVGDKVTDLDECVEDIDKNNEFWS, encoded by the coding sequence ATGGCTGAACACCCGCACGCAGCGCTGGTCCGCAAGGGATTCGAGGCGTTCTCACGCGGTGACATGGACACCCTGCGCGGACTGATCGCGGGGGACGCCACCCACCACGTACCCGGAGATCACCCGTTGTCGGGTGACTTCAAAGGGGTGGACTCGATCATCGAGATGTATGAGCGGCTCGGCGCGGAGACCAACGGGACGATGCGTGCCGAACTGATCGGCATCGGTGTCGACGGCCGCGGTCACGCGGTCGGCATGACCCGCTTCACGGCCGAGCGCAACGGCAAGACCCTCGACGACACCGGCTGCATCATCTTCCGGATCGTCGGCGACAAGGTCACCGACCTCGACGAATGCGTCGAGGACATCGACAAGAACAACGAGTTCTGGTCCTGA
- a CDS encoding VOC family protein encodes MDTDDTSAPVLIRVATRLPAQDLERARRFYSEKLGLDPVDERPGGLLYRCGGAEFVLFRSTGSSPGTFTQMALEVEDIEAAVAELRRRGVVFEEVDAPGFRTQGGIAEIEGNYPSKGARGERGAWFRDSEGNLLGVGEPVL; translated from the coding sequence ATGGACACAGACGACACCAGCGCGCCGGTCCTGATCCGCGTGGCGACCAGGCTCCCCGCCCAGGACCTGGAGCGGGCGAGGCGCTTCTACTCGGAGAAACTCGGTCTGGATCCCGTCGACGAGCGGCCCGGCGGGCTGCTCTACCGGTGCGGCGGCGCGGAGTTCGTCCTGTTCCGCTCCACGGGGTCCTCGCCCGGCACGTTCACGCAGATGGCGCTGGAGGTCGAGGACATCGAGGCAGCGGTCGCCGAGCTCCGGCGGCGCGGCGTCGTCTTCGAGGAGGTCGACGCCCCCGGCTTCCGCACGCAGGGCGGAATCGCCGAGATCGAGGGGAACTACCCGAGCAAGGGCGCCCGGGGCGAACGCGGCGCCTGGTTCCGCGACAGCGAGGGGAACCTGCTGGGGGTGGGGGAGCCGGTTTTGTGA
- the holA gene encoding DNA polymerase III subunit delta, producing MARKTANDDPLAPVTLAVGQEDLLLDRAVREVVAAAKAADADTDVRDLTPDQLQPGTLAELTSPSLFAERKVVVVRNAQDLSADTIKDVKAYLGAPAEEITLVLLHAGGAKGKGLLDAARKAGAREVACPKMTKPADRLAFVRGEFRTMGRSATPEACQALVDAIGSDLRELASAASQLVADVEGTIDEAVVGRYYTGRAEASSFTVADRAVEGRAAEALEALRWSLATGVAPVLITSALAQGVRAIGKLSSARGGRPADLARELGMPPWKIDRVRQQMRGWTPDGVSIALRAVAEADAGVKGGGDDPEYALEKAVVTIARAARSRGRG from the coding sequence ATGGCCAGGAAGACTGCGAATGACGATCCCCTCGCCCCGGTGACGCTCGCCGTGGGCCAGGAGGACCTGCTCCTCGACCGTGCCGTGCGGGAGGTGGTGGCCGCCGCGAAGGCCGCCGACGCCGACACGGACGTACGGGACCTGACCCCGGACCAGTTGCAGCCGGGCACGCTCGCCGAGCTGACGAGCCCGTCGCTCTTCGCGGAGCGCAAGGTCGTGGTCGTACGCAACGCGCAGGACCTGTCGGCCGACACGATCAAGGACGTGAAGGCGTACCTGGGCGCTCCCGCCGAGGAGATCACCCTCGTGCTGCTGCATGCCGGCGGGGCCAAGGGCAAGGGGCTGCTCGACGCGGCGCGCAAGGCGGGGGCGCGTGAGGTGGCCTGCCCGAAGATGACGAAGCCGGCGGACCGGCTGGCGTTCGTGCGGGGCGAGTTCAGGACGATGGGGCGATCCGCCACGCCGGAGGCGTGCCAGGCGCTCGTCGACGCCATCGGCAGCGACCTGCGGGAGCTGGCCTCGGCGGCGTCGCAGCTGGTCGCGGACGTCGAGGGGACGATCGACGAGGCGGTCGTCGGGCGGTACTACACGGGGCGGGCCGAGGCGTCGAGCTTCACGGTCGCCGACCGGGCGGTCGAGGGGCGGGCGGCGGAAGCCCTGGAGGCGCTGCGCTGGTCGCTGGCGACCGGGGTGGCGCCGGTGCTGATCACGAGCGCGCTCGCGCAGGGCGTCCGGGCGATCGGGAAGCTGTCGTCCGCGCGCGGGGGCCGGCCGGCCGACCTGGCGCGGGAGCTGGGGATGCCTCCGTGGAAGATCGACCGGGTGCGTCAGCAGATGCGGGGCTGGACTCCGGACGGCGTGTCGATCGCACTGCGGGCCGTGGCCGAGGCGGACGCGGGAGTGAAGGGAGGGGGCGACGACCCCGAGTACGCCCTGGAAAAGGCAGTGGTCACCATCGCCCGAGCGGCCCGTTCCAGAGGACGCGGCTAG
- a CDS encoding YceI family protein — translation MIGRWRGSRTSRVQRTSPLAAVPTPPSAGVLACRVLDPVNEPVRHAEFAVTDAAGRPVVSGGADPYGSFVTTVPAGEYRLAVSADGYTPYRATTQVAENTLASLGDVTLQVARPPELPGAGDWEIESAHSSIGFTARHIGLARIHGQFKSFAGVIRVADPVERSAMHVVIDAASIDTNMRMRDDHLRSADFLDVERFPTLEFYSERFLHKGGNRWAVTGALSLHGVTRTVTLDTEYLGLGNGMEGEVRAACRATTELHRDDFTVNWQTMLARGIAVVGPSIRVDLDVQVVRKG, via the coding sequence ATGATCGGCCGCTGGCGGGGAAGCCGCACCAGCCGGGTGCAACGGACGAGTCCCCTGGCGGCGGTGCCGACACCGCCGAGCGCGGGAGTGCTGGCCTGCCGGGTGCTGGACCCGGTCAACGAGCCGGTCAGACACGCGGAGTTCGCGGTGACGGACGCCGCGGGGCGGCCGGTGGTCAGCGGGGGAGCGGACCCGTACGGGTCGTTCGTGACGACGGTGCCCGCCGGGGAGTACCGGCTCGCGGTGTCGGCGGACGGGTACACGCCGTACCGGGCGACCACGCAGGTCGCCGAGAACACCCTGGCGTCCCTCGGGGACGTGACGCTCCAGGTGGCCCGGCCGCCGGAGCTCCCCGGCGCCGGTGACTGGGAGATCGAGTCGGCGCACTCCTCCATCGGCTTCACCGCGCGGCACATCGGACTGGCCCGGATCCACGGGCAGTTCAAGTCGTTCGCGGGGGTCATACGGGTCGCCGATCCGGTGGAGCGCTCGGCGATGCACGTGGTGATCGACGCGGCGTCCATCGACACCAACATGAGGATGCGCGACGACCATCTGCGCTCGGCGGACTTCCTGGACGTCGAGCGGTTCCCGACGCTGGAGTTCTACAGCGAACGGTTCCTGCACAAGGGCGGGAACCGGTGGGCCGTGACGGGGGCGCTGTCGCTGCACGGCGTGACGCGGACGGTCACGCTGGACACGGAGTACCTGGGGCTGGGCAACGGCATGGAGGGCGAGGTGCGGGCGGCCTGCCGGGCCACGACCGAACTGCACCGGGACGACTTCACCGTGAACTGGCAGACGATGCTGGCGCGTGGCATCGCGGTGGTGGGGCCGAGCATCAGGGTCGATCTCGACGTGCAGGTCGTCCGCAAGGGCTGA